GAAGCAGTTGAAGCATCTTTTGGATTGAACTCACAGACGGCTGAAGGGGTGCAAGGTTCGAAGGATAAAGATAGTGGAGCGGCTGTAGATGGGGTTAATCCGGCTTCAGGTAATATGCTACAACAAGAGAAGCAAAAGAGCTGTGCACTAGGAACAGTAGTAGAGAATGGAAGTAAAAAGAGAGCTCACGTTGAAGCAGCTGAAGATGCCGTTTGTGGGGTTAATCTGGATAATATGCATCAACAAAACTGTACGCTACAAGAGAAGGAAAAGAGCTGTAGAGAAGGAACAGTTGTGGAGAATGGAAGTAAAAAAGCG
This genomic interval from Brassica oleracea var. oleracea cultivar TO1000 chromosome C2, BOL, whole genome shotgun sequence contains the following:
- the LOC106323950 gene encoding histone chaperone RTT106-like, with protein sequence MDASLGMDDDEFLIRQVEAVEASFGLNSQTAEGVQGSKDKDSGAAVDGVNPASGNMLQQEKQKSCALGTVVENGSKKRAHVEAAEDAVCGVNLDNMHQQNCTLQEKEKSCREGTVVENGNEDDDDDDDAEDGDENEGDGGNEDKDDVGNEDEDEDDEDYD